The following coding sequences lie in one Halomonas sp. 'Soap Lake #6' genomic window:
- a CDS encoding D-hexose-6-phosphate mutarotase, which translates to MIPDSLKQLLSNVDGQQQAIWQGREVVLFKMAWGEMVISLQGAQVLHFCPQGDTDWLWLTSTPQALPGAARGGIPLCWPWFGDERYADESPERNGPFHGLARHAQWRVDAVDEHAEGIEVHLSPVEHLHSQLTARVVIQANAQRLNVELISENIGDTPIKTSGALHTYLAVNDTHQCRLEGLAGARYLDKLRDFSEGEQQGTLVIRGAIDRIYHTNEAVLLNDGQRVLRIAKQSSDSTVVWHPDSERPNDIPAETARHFLCVEAANTRLDPVWLVPGAQHLLGTTLSRG; encoded by the coding sequence ATGATCCCCGACTCTCTCAAGCAGCTACTTAGCAACGTAGACGGCCAGCAGCAAGCTATCTGGCAAGGGCGCGAGGTAGTGCTTTTCAAGATGGCCTGGGGGGAAATGGTAATTAGCCTACAGGGCGCTCAAGTGCTGCACTTTTGCCCTCAGGGTGACACTGACTGGCTATGGCTGACATCCACTCCCCAAGCATTACCCGGTGCCGCGCGTGGTGGTATCCCGCTGTGCTGGCCATGGTTTGGCGACGAGCGCTATGCCGATGAGAGCCCTGAGCGCAACGGCCCTTTTCACGGCCTTGCACGACACGCTCAGTGGCGCGTAGATGCCGTGGACGAACACGCAGAAGGTATTGAGGTACACCTATCCCCCGTTGAGCACCTGCATAGTCAGTTAACTGCTCGAGTCGTCATCCAAGCCAATGCTCAGCGTTTAAACGTTGAACTAATCAGCGAAAATATTGGCGATACTCCAATTAAAACCAGTGGTGCTCTACACACCTACCTTGCCGTTAACGATACCCACCAGTGCCGCTTGGAAGGGCTGGCAGGTGCGCGCTACCTTGATAAGCTGCGCGACTTCTCCGAAGGCGAACAGCAGGGAACACTGGTCATACGCGGTGCGATTGACCGCATCTATCACACTAACGAAGCCGTACTGCTTAATGATGGCCAGCGCGTGCTACGCATTGCCAAGCAATCCAGCGATTCTACTGTAGTATGGCACCCCGACAGCGAACGCCCCAACGATATACCTGCCGAGACAGCACGCCACTTTCTCTGTGTAGAGGCTGCGAATACGCGTTTAGACCCAGTATGGCTGGTTCCTGGCGCGCAACACCTGCTGGGTACGACGTTAAGCCGCGGTTAA
- a CDS encoding C40 family peptidase, whose translation MVALPHPAVTAVRVVSVCVAVALLAGCAGSGARQNMEPPEDYFSMALPGMAKGFNPQMSPIDNSSGQLRSIQTPPPTVVRQALLAQHQRWAGTPYRIGGTSERGIDCSALVRNVFRDTFNLELPRSTQDQVHEGRPIDRQELQAGDLVFFRPPGAYNHVGIYVGDGYFLHASTSQGVIISSLDNSYWRRHYWQSRRALEPTHLAQLGSSSIQ comes from the coding sequence ATGGTTGCGTTGCCACACCCCGCTGTGACCGCTGTCCGTGTTGTAAGTGTTTGTGTAGCTGTTGCTCTTTTAGCTGGATGTGCAGGCTCTGGTGCTCGCCAGAATATGGAGCCCCCCGAAGATTATTTTTCGATGGCTCTTCCGGGGATGGCTAAAGGGTTCAATCCGCAAATGTCGCCGATTGATAACTCATCTGGCCAATTGCGTAGTATTCAGACACCTCCACCTACTGTTGTTCGACAAGCTTTGCTAGCGCAGCACCAGCGATGGGCGGGGACGCCCTATCGAATAGGGGGCACTTCAGAGCGTGGCATCGATTGTTCAGCACTGGTACGCAACGTTTTTCGAGACACTTTTAACTTAGAACTTCCCCGTTCCACCCAGGATCAAGTACATGAGGGACGCCCGATCGACCGCCAAGAGCTGCAGGCGGGCGATCTGGTCTTCTTCCGCCCACCAGGAGCTTATAATCATGTGGGTATTTACGTGGGGGATGGCTATTTCCTCCATGCTTCCACCTCGCAAGGGGTGATTATTTCCAGTCTGGATAATAGCTATTGGCGGCGTCACTACTGGCAATCGCGCCGTGCCCTAGAGCCAACGCATCTTGCTCAGCTGGGTAGTAGCAGCATCCAATAA
- a CDS encoding YcjX family protein: MRQPLSRELSNLLERGRDRQLRLAVTGLSQAGKTAFLTSLVNQLRHAGVEAQLGLLPAAREGRLLGAQRLNQPDLGVPRFPYDPGMAALRDTPPRWPEPTRGISELRLQLRYRPARSGWLTPEIAHLTLDLFDYPGEWLLDLPLLQHDFYSWSQAQALHEGEQRRGLFSEWLTAVEQLDPASEADESQLAALAEDYAQGLRRAKQAGFSDLQPGRFLLPGELEGAPVLQFFPLPQLTDSKATLEALPANSLYATLAARFRYYQQQVVKPFYRNHFRRFDRQIVLVDVLGALNAGPERFEDLSQALRQLMHSFDYGKRSLLTRLFTPKIDRLAIAATKADHVTPDQHGHVVQLLEALLTEPLKDLRFANVPVKALSLASIRATEAREVVHEGKRSPALRGTTLEGEDVLVYPGDVPARLPTGDFWQQQGFDFPSFRPIPSNSEALDHIRMDAAIDWLIGDKLS; encoded by the coding sequence ATGCGCCAGCCGTTAAGCCGCGAACTGAGCAATCTGTTAGAGCGTGGTCGTGACCGCCAACTGCGCTTAGCGGTAACCGGCCTTTCGCAAGCGGGAAAAACTGCCTTCTTGACCTCGTTGGTCAACCAACTGCGCCATGCTGGCGTTGAGGCGCAATTAGGCTTATTACCAGCGGCTCGAGAAGGCCGCCTGCTTGGCGCTCAACGGCTTAATCAACCTGACTTGGGCGTTCCACGCTTCCCCTACGATCCGGGCATGGCCGCGCTACGTGACACACCACCGCGTTGGCCGGAGCCGACTCGCGGTATCAGCGAATTACGTTTGCAGTTGCGCTACCGCCCTGCCCGTAGTGGCTGGTTAACCCCCGAAATTGCTCACCTCACCCTGGACCTGTTTGACTACCCGGGCGAATGGCTCTTGGACTTACCGCTACTGCAGCACGACTTTTACAGCTGGAGCCAAGCCCAGGCATTGCACGAAGGTGAGCAGCGCCGTGGCTTGTTTAGCGAGTGGCTTACCGCAGTAGAACAGCTAGACCCCGCTAGTGAAGCGGATGAATCGCAGCTCGCCGCCTTAGCCGAAGATTATGCCCAAGGCCTGCGCCGCGCCAAGCAGGCTGGTTTTTCCGACCTACAGCCAGGTCGCTTTTTGCTGCCGGGGGAGCTAGAGGGCGCGCCGGTACTGCAATTTTTCCCGCTACCGCAACTTACAGATTCCAAAGCAACGCTAGAAGCACTGCCCGCCAACAGCCTTTACGCTACCCTGGCGGCACGCTTTCGCTATTATCAACAACAGGTGGTGAAGCCTTTTTACCGTAACCACTTCCGTCGTTTTGATCGCCAAATTGTATTGGTCGATGTACTCGGAGCGTTGAATGCGGGGCCTGAACGGTTTGAAGATCTTTCCCAAGCACTGCGCCAGTTAATGCACAGCTTTGACTACGGCAAACGTAGCCTGCTCACACGACTATTCACACCGAAGATTGACCGTCTCGCGATTGCGGCGACCAAAGCTGACCACGTCACTCCCGACCAACACGGCCATGTAGTGCAGCTACTGGAAGCCTTGCTCACAGAGCCGTTGAAAGACCTGCGCTTTGCCAATGTGCCAGTAAAAGCGCTCTCGCTAGCATCAATTCGTGCCACCGAAGCCCGCGAAGTAGTACACGAGGGTAAGCGCTCACCAGCACTGCGCGGCACCACCCTGGAAGGCGAGGACGTGCTGGTTTACCCGGGCGATGTCCCTGCGCGGCTACCCACGGGAGATTTTTGGCAACAGCAAGGCTTTGACTTTCCCAGCTTTCGACCAATACCCAGTAACTCAGAAGCACTGGATCATATTCGTATGGACGCCGCCATCGACTGGCTGATCGGAGACAAACTGTCATGA
- a CDS encoding DUF1266 domain-containing protein, whose protein sequence is MVDALHAWWAQQLVLCDWAFTPHPLAVDAGAAEHRLLQLGITHRGELADQLFHGLGATSGEPDKLLGALEWAALAGAAGWLTQEEASSWAHHVTRRITSEYSDLRAWLSDLRRALGAKGWETGADDRFIDACQALADLESEGEGITWEALVEALLHMPALQSLWPQMPAAQPWRLCALFRPVISYPASAVDWPDARAWLERIWQVGDREQLLEVILWLSAQGERQRWDIEACELMSMDNAQRLEWQRSVIEDSPYAPVLNKFVNQGEPLEWAAWDWLRVVELAWAGACCDWLSQEEADDLAAHAADLIGRRYHDWHAVLKAYMRGQSLFEGVDRRGMTPNARHKLLMQAPHSPWKHPIGTLLDDATRSASQVRIKQWRNTPHHWLLALAGVREPDVMLRQLNPSAPIAEQRRADAAVYLQDSLGLHADEGHQALARYWLPAQAHHLNQLAADAVHGVMPPSQTSFGQPTSDELKQRNAVKGVSRHAATIHMAEKFAFYLHMALDSGLFEQAPLMEYASALRSCLCRFYSTPKRLLDAWFAWESCLPEPEHDSLINEIAWHLEDPGSLFHWLDWRHDAWCEPGERPTLSHFTAMSLVGPLNSAVWSEPQVESPRECTDIREWVESHYHLSSANDMQEFLTFMLESGDRQEYQINYAPYTLNPERLDAEIAILESGDCVEEERHHLLRLCRVRSNEDGCNDVDMAAWDIAQLVDLAIAARQLGWLDRHTFADVLDRAYQLAANHYSGWQEYAEGMYAGFSFFMGETPERESFLAGFRQAMVAWLCGAPVLAGPWSSLDFPGNKPRHFAPLHIDTLPGDQRTLH, encoded by the coding sequence TTGGTCGACGCACTACATGCCTGGTGGGCCCAACAGCTAGTGCTGTGTGATTGGGCATTTACTCCGCACCCGCTGGCGGTGGATGCAGGTGCGGCTGAACATCGCCTATTGCAGCTGGGTATTACGCACCGGGGGGAGCTAGCAGACCAGCTTTTCCATGGGCTGGGAGCCACTTCTGGTGAGCCTGACAAGCTGCTAGGCGCACTTGAGTGGGCGGCGTTGGCGGGGGCGGCGGGTTGGCTAACCCAAGAAGAGGCCTCCAGCTGGGCGCACCATGTAACGCGCCGCATTACCTCTGAGTATAGTGACCTACGGGCCTGGCTTTCTGATCTACGCCGTGCACTGGGGGCGAAAGGTTGGGAAACCGGCGCTGATGATCGCTTTATAGATGCCTGTCAAGCACTAGCCGACCTTGAAAGTGAAGGCGAGGGGATTACCTGGGAGGCACTTGTAGAGGCGTTGTTACATATGCCAGCCCTTCAGTCACTATGGCCACAGATGCCCGCAGCCCAGCCTTGGCGCTTATGTGCACTATTTAGGCCGGTGATTAGTTATCCAGCAAGTGCCGTGGACTGGCCTGACGCACGGGCATGGTTAGAGCGTATTTGGCAGGTAGGTGACCGAGAGCAATTACTGGAAGTGATCTTGTGGTTAAGTGCCCAAGGTGAGCGCCAGCGTTGGGATATTGAAGCCTGTGAGTTAATGAGCATGGATAATGCTCAGCGCCTAGAGTGGCAGCGTAGTGTGATTGAAGACTCGCCCTATGCGCCGGTGCTTAATAAATTTGTTAACCAAGGAGAGCCTCTTGAGTGGGCGGCCTGGGACTGGTTACGTGTAGTCGAGCTAGCCTGGGCTGGAGCTTGCTGTGACTGGCTAAGCCAGGAAGAGGCCGACGATCTTGCTGCCCATGCGGCTGACTTAATAGGGCGTCGTTACCACGATTGGCATGCCGTACTGAAAGCCTACATGCGTGGCCAAAGCCTGTTTGAAGGGGTTGATCGTCGAGGCATGACGCCTAATGCACGCCACAAGCTGTTGATGCAGGCACCCCATAGCCCATGGAAACACCCCATTGGAACGCTATTGGACGATGCCACACGAAGTGCCAGCCAAGTGCGTATCAAGCAGTGGCGCAATACACCGCACCATTGGCTGTTAGCCTTAGCGGGGGTACGAGAACCGGATGTAATGCTACGCCAGCTTAACCCCTCAGCCCCTATAGCCGAGCAGCGCCGTGCCGATGCGGCAGTATATCTTCAAGATTCGCTAGGCCTACACGCGGATGAAGGCCATCAGGCATTGGCACGTTACTGGCTGCCTGCCCAGGCACATCACCTTAATCAACTGGCCGCCGATGCGGTGCACGGTGTAATGCCTCCGTCACAAACCTCATTTGGCCAGCCGACCTCCGATGAGTTAAAGCAGCGTAATGCAGTGAAAGGGGTCAGCCGCCATGCAGCAACAATTCACATGGCGGAGAAATTTGCATTTTATCTTCACATGGCGCTGGATAGCGGGCTATTTGAGCAAGCGCCTTTGATGGAGTATGCCAGTGCTCTACGTAGCTGCCTATGCCGCTTTTATTCCACCCCTAAGCGCTTGCTTGATGCATGGTTTGCCTGGGAAAGTTGCCTGCCCGAGCCTGAGCACGACTCGCTGATTAATGAGATTGCGTGGCACCTTGAGGATCCCGGTAGCCTATTTCATTGGCTTGATTGGCGTCACGATGCCTGGTGTGAGCCTGGTGAGCGGCCAACGTTGAGTCACTTCACTGCGATGTCGTTAGTGGGGCCGCTAAATAGCGCGGTGTGGAGTGAACCCCAGGTGGAAAGCCCGCGAGAGTGTACAGACATCCGTGAGTGGGTAGAAAGTCACTACCACTTAAGCAGCGCTAACGACATGCAAGAGTTTTTAACTTTCATGCTGGAGTCAGGTGACCGGCAGGAGTACCAAATCAACTATGCGCCCTACACGCTCAACCCTGAGCGTTTAGACGCTGAGATTGCTATCTTGGAGTCTGGAGATTGTGTTGAAGAGGAGCGGCATCACCTGCTGCGGCTATGCCGGGTGCGTAGTAACGAAGATGGCTGCAATGATGTAGATATGGCCGCTTGGGATATCGCTCAACTGGTGGATCTTGCCATTGCAGCGCGCCAGCTTGGCTGGCTAGACCGGCACACTTTTGCAGATGTGCTGGACCGCGCATATCAGCTGGCTGCTAACCATTACTCGGGCTGGCAGGAGTACGCCGAGGGCATGTACGCAGGGTTCTCGTTCTTTATGGGGGAAACCCCAGAGCGAGAAAGCTTTTTAGCCGGATTCCGCCAAGCAATGGTAGCTTGGTTGTGTGGTGCGCCGGTGTTAGCAGGCCCCTGGTCGAGTCTCGATTTTCCTGGCAACAAGCCGCGCCATTTTGCGCCGCTACATATTGATACCTTGCCTGGCGATCAGCGCACATTACATTGA
- a CDS encoding GlsB/YeaQ/YmgE family stress response membrane protein, whose protein sequence is MGFIAWLIIGGLAGWIAGNIMRGGGFGVLGNIGVGIVGAVLGGFLFSLLGLQAGGFIGSLVTATVGAVVLLWVISKVRKA, encoded by the coding sequence ATGGGCTTTATTGCATGGTTGATCATTGGTGGTTTGGCTGGCTGGATTGCTGGCAACATCATGCGCGGCGGCGGTTTTGGCGTGTTAGGTAATATCGGTGTAGGTATTGTTGGTGCAGTGCTGGGCGGTTTCTTATTTAGTTTGTTAGGGCTGCAAGCAGGCGGCTTTATTGGCTCATTAGTGACGGCGACGGTGGGGGCAGTCGTGTTGTTGTGGGTCATTAGTAAAGTGCGGAAAGCGTAG
- a CDS encoding YcjF family protein, whose protein sequence is MTTPQPRRHFKLNETPEETSQEDSTLRQREAFSGTSEHHPLAPLPEEKALPAASLGAPRKRRWGLLFALVGGAGLGTAELVTGIPDAMAQSQWLAIAWQLFGISLIGLGGLSLLKELGRLRRLKRHDKLRGDLAELPLRSPQQARAMAEQLRRQLKLADDDPHWLAFQRASQPHHSGEEIQTLLRYHLLAPRDREAQRLITRMSGETAIMVAISPLTLVDMALVAWRSLAMVDRLCRLYGLELGYASRLRLFRNVLHNMAFAGASELATDASMDMLSLDLAARLSARAGQGLATGLLSARLGLRAQRLCRPVPFTAEEQPKLADLRQDLWRQIKRLDKEPVSRDR, encoded by the coding sequence ATGACTACCCCACAGCCACGCCGCCATTTCAAGTTGAATGAGACGCCCGAAGAGACGTCTCAAGAAGACTCTACCTTGCGCCAGCGCGAAGCTTTTTCCGGTACCAGTGAACACCATCCTCTGGCACCACTACCTGAAGAAAAAGCCCTGCCTGCCGCCAGCTTAGGTGCACCACGCAAACGCCGTTGGGGATTACTATTTGCCTTGGTAGGTGGCGCCGGATTAGGCACCGCTGAGCTTGTTACTGGCATACCAGATGCAATGGCGCAATCACAATGGCTGGCCATTGCCTGGCAGCTATTCGGGATTAGCCTGATTGGTTTAGGAGGACTATCGCTGCTCAAAGAGCTAGGCCGCTTACGCCGTCTGAAACGCCATGACAAACTGCGCGGAGACCTTGCCGAACTGCCGCTACGTTCTCCACAACAGGCCCGCGCCATGGCCGAACAGCTTAGGCGTCAGCTCAAACTGGCCGACGACGATCCCCACTGGCTGGCTTTTCAGCGTGCCAGCCAGCCCCACCATAGCGGGGAGGAGATCCAGACACTGCTGCGCTACCACTTACTAGCCCCCCGCGACCGTGAAGCCCAACGTCTGATTACCCGCATGTCCGGTGAAACCGCGATCATGGTCGCCATTAGCCCGCTAACGCTGGTGGACATGGCACTAGTCGCCTGGCGCAGCTTGGCCATGGTGGATCGGTTATGTCGCCTTTATGGGCTTGAGCTAGGCTATGCTAGCCGTCTACGGCTGTTTCGTAATGTCCTGCACAACATGGCCTTTGCCGGTGCCAGCGAGCTGGCAACCGACGCCAGCATGGATATGCTCTCGTTGGATTTAGCTGCTCGTCTTTCAGCGCGAGCGGGCCAAGGCCTCGCCACTGGGCTACTTAGTGCACGCCTTGGCCTTCGCGCTCAACGCCTATGCCGCCCAGTACCTTTTACGGCCGAAGAACAGCCTAAACTCGCCGATCTTCGCCAAGACCTATGGCGGCAGATCAAGCGTCTGGATAAGGAGCCTGTTTCACGAGACCGTTAA